One part of the Vicugna pacos chromosome 20, VicPac4, whole genome shotgun sequence genome encodes these proteins:
- the MEP1A gene encoding meprin A subunit alpha, with the protein MIWTRFPCILPLILFFAHIAAVSIKHLSKGNEHDGDFDEQKDISEINLAAGLDLFQGDILLRNPRNGLRDPNTTWKFPIPYILADNLALNAKGAILYAFEMFRLKSCVDFKPYEGESSYIIFQKFDGCWSEVGNLHVGQNLSIGEGCDYKAIIEHEILHALGFYHEQSRTDRDDYVNIWWDEILPGYQHNFNTYTDNIITDLNTPYDYESLMHYQPFSFNKNDSIPTITAKIPEFNSIIGQRLDFSAVDLERLNRMYNCTTTHTFLDHCAFEKANICGMIQSTRDDADWVHEDSTQPGQGDHTLVGQCTGAGFYMHFSTSSGAAEEAALLESRILYPKRRQQCLQLFYKMTGSPLDRLVVWVRRDDSTGSVRKLVKVKTFQGDSDQNWKIAHVTLREEKKFRYLFQGTKGDPQNSRGGIYLDDITLTETPCPTGVWTVRNFSQVLQNTAKGDRLQSPRFYNSEGYGLGLTLYPHGRMTSERSGYLGLAFHLCSGENDAVLEWPVENRQVVMTILDQEPDVMKRMSSSMVFTTSKSQTSAAINGSVIWDRPSTVGSYHNSCDCFRSIDWGWSAVISHQMLKRRSFLKNDDLIMFVDFEDITHLHQTEVHVEGSRLTPQGLVLQDQEQQVSSEGARPGSLGQGQPSRQKRSVDSSGPLEDHNWPQYFRDPCDPNPCQNEGTCVNVKGMASCRCVSGHAFFYTGERCQAMQVHGGVLGVLISGAATTVLLTFTVISVLCQRPRQ; encoded by the exons ATGATTTGGACGAGATTCCCTTGCATTCTCCCTCTCATCTTGTTTTTTGCCCACATAGCAGCTGTGTCG ATTAAGCATCTTTCTAAAGGAAATG AACACGATGGAGATTTTGATGAACAGAAGGATATTTCAGAAATCAATTTAG CTGCAGGCTTGGACCTCTTTCAAGGGGACATCCTCCTGCGG AATCCCAGAAATGGCCTGAGAGACCCCAACACCACGTGGAAGTTCCCCATCCCTTACATTCTGGCCGACAACCTGG cgCTGAATGCCAAAGGAGCCATTCTCTATGCCTTTGAAATGTTTCGCCTCAAGTCTTGTGTGGATTTCAAGCCCTATGAAGGAGAGAGCTCATATATCATCTTTCAGAAGTTTGACGG GTGCTGGTCTGAGGTTGGCAACCTCCACGTGGGACAGAACCTTTCCATTGGCGAGGGATGTGACTATAAGGCCATCATTGAACATGAGATCCTGCACGCTTTGGGGTTCTACCATGAGCAGTCGAGGACGGACCGGGATGATTATGTGAACATCTGGTGGGATGAAATTCTTCCAG GTTACCAGCACAACTTTAACACCTACACTGACAACATCATCACTGACCTCAACACACCATATGATTACGAGTCTCTGATGCACTACCAGCCTTTCTCATTTAACAAGAATGACAGCATCCCTACCATCACGGCCAAGATCCCTGAGTTTAACTCCATCATTGGGCAGCGCCTGGATTTCAGTGCCGTCGATCTGGAGAGGCTGAACCGAATGTACAATTGCA CCACAACTCACACCTTTTTGGACCACTGTGCTTTTGAGAAGGCAAACATCTGTGGAATGATTCAGAGTACCAGAGATGATGCTGACTGGGTCCATGAGGACAGCACTCAGCCCGGACAAGGGGATCACACCTTGGTGGGACAATGCACAG GTGCCGGCTTCTACATGCACTTCAGCACCAGCTCGGGGGCAGCCGAGGAGGCAGCTCTACTGGAGTCACGGATCCTTTACCCAAAGAGGCGGCAGCAGTGCCTGCAGCTCTTCTATAAAATGACAGGAAGCCCTTTGGACAGGCTGGTCGTCTGGGTCCGCAGGGATGACAGCACGGGCAGCGTCCGCAAGCTGGTCAAGGTGAAGACCTTCCAAG GAGATTCTGACCAAAATTGGAAAATTGCCCATGTTACgctcagagaggaaaagaagttTCGCTACCTTTTCCAGGGCACAAAAGGTGACCCCCAGAACTCACGTGGGGGCATTTACCTGGACGACATCACTCTGACCGAAACCCCATGCCCCACAGGGGTTTGGACGGTCCGGAATTTCTCCCAGGTCCTGCAGAACACGGCAAAAGGGGACAGGCTTCAGAGCCCTCGGTTCTACAATTCAGAAGGCTATGGTTTGGGGTTGACCTTATACCCTCACGGCAGAATGACCTCCGAGCGCTCAGGCTACTTGGGGCTTGCCTTCCACCTGTGCAGTGGAGAGAATGACGCTGTCCTGGAGTGGCCAGTGGAAAACAGACAGGTGGTCATGACAATACTCGACCAGGAACCCGATGTCATGAAGAGAATGTCCTCCAGCATGGTGTTCACTACCTCCAAGTCCCAGACATCTGCAG CGATCAACGGCTCCGTCATCTGGGACAGGCCATCCACCGTGGGATCCTATCATAACAGCTGTGATTGTTTTAGAAGCATCGACTGGGGCTGGAGTGCTGTCATCTCCCACCAAATGCTGAAAAGgaggagtttccttaaaaatgatGATCTTATCATGTTTGTGGACTTTGAAG ACATCACCCACCTTCACCAGACTGAGGTTCACGTTGAAGGCAGCAGGCTGACCCCCCAAGGCCTCGTTCTCCAAGACCAGGAGCAGCAGGTCTCGTCAGAGGGAGCCCGACCGGGCAGCCTGGGCCAGGGGCAGCCCAGCCGACAGAAGCGGTCGGTGGACAGCTCGGGCCCCTTGGAGGACCACAACTGGCCACAGTACTTCAGAGACCCGTGTGACCCGAACCCTTGCCAAAATGAAGGCACCTGTGTGAACGTGAAGGGGATGGCCAGCTGCAG GTGCGTCTCCGGGCACGCCTTCTTCTACACTGGAGAGCGATGTCAGGCCATGCAGGTGCACGGCGGCGTCCTGGGCGTGCTCATCAGCGGCGCGGCCACCACGGTCTTGTTGACCTTCACCGTCATCTCCGTCCTTTGCCAAAGGCCAAGGCAGTGA